The region ATAATTCCCATGCGTTGGTTGAATCTTTCCTCCATTTGTTGCTCCATCTTCCTCAAGGCCTCTTGACTCAACGATTCATTACTTCTTTGTGGAGGACCAAAGTAATCTCGAAGACCAATGGCACCTCCAACACCACGCACACGTCTTGGGTGCTCTGGCCTTCCAATTGCCGTTGTGAGTATATCGTCCCGACCATGGCCAACAAACGAACCCTGAGTCTCTTGCTCAATTAATTCATCCTACACcacaaaagaaagtttaatcaaAAGGAGAAACATATGAACTATGATAGTCAAATAAGATTTGTACTTACTATTTTTTGAGATATGATTTGAGCTGATTGTGATGTCATTTGCCCATCGGACTTAGTCCGAGCAGCCTTCCACATCTCGTACCTAGGAATTGCATCCACTAGGTCAGGGGACTCAAGTCCCAGAGTCTGTGCACgcgactttttcaattttttctccaataATGCATAACCACCTCGAGAGAGTACATGTGGTGTATCATTAAGCCTTTGTCTTTGTTGGGCTGCTGTCCTTTTTTCTACCAcacataacattatttaatagtttgaaTACAGAAATGTATGACTAGTGtcactataaacaaatttaacaaacaaaccTGCCAGTCTCCAGACTCTCTACATGCACGAAATTGCATCCACTCCTCCTCCGAGATTTTGTACTTCTCACAAGGAGTGTCATGTTGTCTATCTCCAAACACATATAAACGTGTGAGCCTTGCCTTGAAGTCCCTCCATCTGGTGGCTATGTGAGATAAGACTTTCTTTCTAATTCGCTCAGTGTTCGGAGTAATCTCAAATTTGTGctgtttaaaacataaaatatgttatgttaacagtaacataaaaaaatactatagttGGTTTAAGTAAACATACCACAAGATCCTACCATAGAAGGTTCTTCTCGACCTCCGCGACGTCATCCCAACATGCAATTGCAATAGAAACTTTCGTTTTGGCCAACATTCCTATGTAGCTACGGTACTTTTTTTCCCAAGGGCCACTGGGTTCACTCGATCGAGGATCAATGTGGACCGGCATCCTCTCTCGTCGGTTTGTGACATTCGGCAACCGAGTCACAGATCTACCAGGTCCCTCCTGGTCTGATCCGGAGCTTGTCATACCTGAAACATATCATTAGGAAATGTTAACAATGAAAATATACTCAATTAACctctattatattaaaacaggaagaaaaataaaaaaaaagtaaatgtgacaatattattaaataaacaccTATCAAGAAATTGTGTTCTCCCATATGCCTTCATtgtgatcacttcgaatagcaTGGATGTCATCAGTTACATCATCAACTTTGTCTTgaatggttcttgatgagaaagACGTTGTCTCAAGTATGTCTAGAcaatcttcatcatcatttacGTGCATGTTTCTTCCTTCCAATACAACTGACAATTTCTGATTGGCTGGATcaatgacataaaaaatttgtcttgcTTGACTAGCCATAATAAATGGTTCATTTGTATCACTCATCTTGTTAAGATCCACCAAAGTAAAGCCAAAGTCATCTGTGCTAACACCCGAATTACTATCAACCCATTTACACTTGAAAACTGGCACTCTAAAAGTCACATAATCAACTTCCCATATTTCGTGTATTATTCCAAAGTAACTCATGGATGCTGTAACTGGATTCTTGTCCTTAGAACTGGCAAAATGTACAAATTCAGCTTGAAGTGTAACCCCACTATTTTGAACTCtacttttgtcatcttccatctttgaataaaaacaatgattGTTTATGTAGTACCCGCCATATGTAATGACATCATTGTTCGGTCCACGAGCTAGCCTCAATAGAGTTTCAGAAACATTTGGAGTCGCGTAAACCTTTTTCTTAAACCATGATAAGAATGTTTTGTTATGTTCATTAAGTGCCCATTTTTCACTCATTCGTGGATGTGCTGATTTCGTTTCATCAATGTGTTGCGTTATGTAAGGAATGACCTCTACAGTGTTGTTTAAGATGTACAAATGGGCTTGATCAACTAATTTTCTACTAACACTTTGAATCTTCACTCCACGCACACCCTTACCTTCACATTTACCTTCATGTCTAGTCTTAGGAACTCCAATTGGTTCACAACTTGGCATATAACTTGAGCAGAATTCAATGGCTTCTTCTGCAATGTACCGCTCTATAATAGAAGCTTCTGGTCGATATTGATTCTTGACATATCCCTTTAAGATCTTCATGTATCTTTCCACTGGGTACATCCATCTCAAGAAAACTGGCCCACATAATCGAATTTCCCTCACAAGATGAACTATCAAATGAACCATGATATCGAAAAATGAAGGTGGAAAATACATTTCCAATTGACACAATAGTCTAATGGCCTCATTTTCCAAATCGTCTAACACTCGAGGGTCAATAACTTTCTTGCATATGGCATTGAAGAACATACACAAACGTGTTAGAATACCTCTGACAGAAGTAGGTAAGATGGCTCGAAAAGCTACTGGTAAAAGTTGTTGCATCAACACATgacaatcgtgagactttaAACCGACTAACTTTAAATCTTGCATAGAAACAAGGCtactaatatttgaagagtaaccTTGGGGAACCTTCACACTTCTTAAACACTCACAAAAAATTTGCTTCTCTTTTCTAGAAAGAGTGTGACAAGCTGGAGGCAGGTAGGTTCGTCTTCCAATTGATTGTGCATGTAACTCAGAACGGATGCCCATTTCAGCCAAATCTTGTCGTGCTTTAACTCCATCTTTAGTCTTTCCTTTTACATTTAGT is a window of Vigna unguiculata cultivar IT97K-499-35 chromosome 4, ASM411807v1, whole genome shotgun sequence DNA encoding:
- the LOC114180527 gene encoding uncharacterized protein LOC114180527, giving the protein MRDHLFIFGIMRSYTLWTWHGEVLDKPTTSRGTDYVDDWMNDHLEDMVRDVGEENFGKVHLYDSLKSDSEEQLYPGCTNFTRLSATLKLFSLKARHGWTDTSFTELLELLKEMLPENNTLPIRNYEAKKVLCPMGLEYQKIHACPNDCVLYKDEFASLKACPTCGLSRFKKKIDGNSGDEDKDGPPAKVMWYLPIIPRFKRLFSIKEDAKNLKWHVDGRKCDNLLQHPADSPQWKKIDETYPEFGAEPRNLRLGLATDGMNPYGNLSSKHSSWPVLLMIYNLSPLLCMKRKYMMLSMMISGPRQPGNDIDVYLKPLIDDLKLLWEEGVDVYDSYSEELFCLRAMLFCTINDFPAYGNLSGYSVKGHFACPICEKNTSYIQLKHGQKTVYTRHRKFLPRNHPYRRMKKAFNGSPEDEVVARPRNGEEIYNQVENIDIVFGKHPKKKTMEKSIWKKRSIFFNLPYWCKLDVRHCIDVMHVEKNVCDSVIGTLLNVKGKTKDGVKARQDLAEMGIRSELHAQSIGRRTYLPPACHTLSRKEKQIFCECLRSVKVPQGYSSNISSLVSMQDLKLVGLKSHDCHVLMQQLLPVAFRAILPTSVRGILTRLCMFFNAICKKVIDPRVLDDLENEAIRLLCQLEMYFPPSFFDIMVHLIVHLVREIRLCGPVFLRWMYPVERYMKILKGYVKNQYRPEASIIERYIAEEAIEFCSSYMPSCEPIGVPKTRHEGKCEGKGVRGVKIQSVSRKLVDQAHLYILNNTVEVIPYITQHIDETKSAHPRMSEKWALNEHNKTFLSWFKKKVYATPNVSETLLRLARGPNNDVITYGGYYINNHCFYSKMEDDKSRVQNSGVTLQAEFVHFASSKDKNPVTASMSYFGIIHEIWEVDYVTFRVPVFKCKWVDSNSGVSTDDFGFTLVDLNKMSDTNEPFIMASQARQIFYVIDPANQKLSVVLEGRNMHVNDDEDCLDILETTSFSSRTIQDKVDDVTDDIHAIRSDHNEGMTSSGSDQEGPGRSVTRLPNVTNRRERMPVHIDPRSSEPSGPWEKKYRSYIGMLAKTKVSIAIACWDDVAEVEKNLLW